In Castanea sativa cultivar Marrone di Chiusa Pesio chromosome 6, ASM4071231v1, a single window of DNA contains:
- the LOC142638168 gene encoding uncharacterized protein LOC142638168 isoform X5: MSNLYENDDSAFVGDLDCNFAADKGEKVLDHVDDKLARSDDLNVDLNHQGKLGSPSLPTDFTCDIAESSHGNLPVEFGHDDVRSTKFDSDHERTESPLKNNHYQGEMDELHGSNFLNSPQFKAQTFHSEKGTEDSAHSQESPLRAQGNQGEQMESDCVYNEIEGEGTDTGQLLPSLRSQGCKNELKDGKSPTENRKPEMIHSGMQSPKRTPRQSTTPVIVREMLVSPERSPDLDYSPNGYKTLSSQQGCQDPSYSPRSQRQKHSSPERNGLVERVPSQDHASPTTKTSVSPPGFRKGSRHKHASSRKRISASPESSHSPPKYRRRDRSVSRTPIRRRDHKRDYRDRSRSRSPYSRDRHRSPRRRYSPRRRSSPLGYHSHHQSPRRRPWSPPRNRKTGVGLPGRNLFVAGFSFLTTERDLERKFSRFGRVRDVRIVRDKRSGDSRGFGFLSLERDEDADAAIRALDETEWNGRIILVEKSKSSGP; encoded by the exons ATGAGTAATCTTTACGAAAATGATGATTCTGCTTTTGTTGGAGACTTAGACTGCAACTTTGCAGCTGATAAAGGAGAAAAGGTTTTAGATCATGTTGATGATAAGTTAGCAAGAAGTGATGATTTAAATGTGGATCTGAATCATCAGGGGAAACTGGGCTCCCCTTCACTGCCTACAGATTTCACATGTGACATTGCAGAATCTTCTCATGGAAATCTACCAGTCGAATTTGGTCATGATGATGTTAGGAGTACAAAATTTGATTCTGATCATGAGAGGACTGAGTCTCCACTCAAGAACAACCATTACCAAGGTGAgatggatgaattgcatggcaGTAATTTTCTTAACTCCCCTCAGTTTAAGGCACAAACTTTTCATAGTGAAAAGGGAACTGAAGATTCTGCTCATTCACAGGAGTCTCCTCTGAGAGCACAGGGAAATCAGGGTGAACAAATGGAGAGCGATTGTGTCTATAACGAAATAGAAGGGGAAGGCACTGATACAGGACAGTTGCTACCTTCTCTGAGGTCACAGGGGTGCAAAAATGAACTTAAGGATGGAAAGTCACCAACTGAGAACCGAAAGCCGGAGATGATCCATTCTGGTATGCAATCGCCAAAGAGAACTCCCAGACAATCTACAACGCCTGTGATTGTAAGAGAGATGCTGGTTTCACCTGAAAGGTCTCCTGACCTAGACTACTCTCCCAATGGTTATAAGACATTGTCTTCTCAACAAGGTTGTCAGGACCCATCATATTCACCTAGATCCCAAAGGCAGAAACATTCTTCACCTGAAAGGAATGGCTTGGTAGAAAGGGTTCCATCCCAGGATCATGCGTCTCCTACTACGAAAACTTCTGTTTCTCCACCAGGGTTCCGGAAAGGGTCCAGGCATAAGCATGCTTCTTCTCGGAAGCGCATATCTGCATCACCAGAAAGCAGCCATTCGCCCCCAAAGTATCGAAGGCGGGACAGATCAGTGTCAAGGACACCCATTCGGCGAAGGGATCACAAGAGAGATTATCGTGACAGATCTCGTTCAAGGTCCCCATATTCAAGAGATCGTCATAGATCCCCAAG GAGAAGGTATTCTCCAAGGCGAAGATCTTCCCCTTTGGGGTATCATTCTCATCATCAGTCCCCTAGAAGGAGACCCTGGTCACCACCTCGTAATAGGAAAACTGGAGTGGGGTTACCTGGTAGAAACTTATTTGTTGCAGGTTTTAGCTTTTTGACTACAGAGAGAGATTTGGAAAGAAAGTTTTCTAGGTTTGGTCGTGTACGAGATGTTCGTATTGTTCGAGACAAGAG GTCTGGTGATTCGCGTGGGTTTGGATTTTTATCCCTGGAGAGGGATGAAGATGCAGATGCAGCAATCAGAGCTCTTGATGAGACTGAATGGAATGGtcggattatccttgtggagaaATCAAAATCTTCAGGGCCTTGA
- the LOC142638168 gene encoding uncharacterized protein LOC142638168 isoform X4, protein MSNLYENDDSAFVGDLDCNFAADKGEKVLDHVDDKLARSDDLNVDLNHQGKLGSPSLPTDFTCDIAESSHGNLPVEFGHDDVRSTKFDSDHERTESPLKNNHYQGEMDELHGSNFLNSPQFKAQTFHSEKGTEDSAHSQESPLRAQGNQGEQMESDCVYNEIEGEGTDTGQLLPSLRSQGCKNELKDGKSPTENRKPEMIHSGMQSPKRTPRQSTTPVIVREMLVSPERSPDLDYSPNGYKTLSSQQGCQDPSYSPRSQRQKHSSPERNGLVERVPSQDHASPTTKTSVSPPGFRKGSRHKHASSRKRISASPESSHSPPKYRRRDRSVSRTPIRRRDHKRDYRDRSRSRSPYSRDRHRSPSRRRYSPRRRSSPLGYHSHHQSPRRRPWSPPRNRKTGVGLPGRNLFVAGFSFLTTERDLERKFSRFGRVRDVRIVRDKRSGDSRGFGFLSLERDEDADAAIRALDETEWNGRIILVEKSKSSGP, encoded by the exons ATGAGTAATCTTTACGAAAATGATGATTCTGCTTTTGTTGGAGACTTAGACTGCAACTTTGCAGCTGATAAAGGAGAAAAGGTTTTAGATCATGTTGATGATAAGTTAGCAAGAAGTGATGATTTAAATGTGGATCTGAATCATCAGGGGAAACTGGGCTCCCCTTCACTGCCTACAGATTTCACATGTGACATTGCAGAATCTTCTCATGGAAATCTACCAGTCGAATTTGGTCATGATGATGTTAGGAGTACAAAATTTGATTCTGATCATGAGAGGACTGAGTCTCCACTCAAGAACAACCATTACCAAGGTGAgatggatgaattgcatggcaGTAATTTTCTTAACTCCCCTCAGTTTAAGGCACAAACTTTTCATAGTGAAAAGGGAACTGAAGATTCTGCTCATTCACAGGAGTCTCCTCTGAGAGCACAGGGAAATCAGGGTGAACAAATGGAGAGCGATTGTGTCTATAACGAAATAGAAGGGGAAGGCACTGATACAGGACAGTTGCTACCTTCTCTGAGGTCACAGGGGTGCAAAAATGAACTTAAGGATGGAAAGTCACCAACTGAGAACCGAAAGCCGGAGATGATCCATTCTGGTATGCAATCGCCAAAGAGAACTCCCAGACAATCTACAACGCCTGTGATTGTAAGAGAGATGCTGGTTTCACCTGAAAGGTCTCCTGACCTAGACTACTCTCCCAATGGTTATAAGACATTGTCTTCTCAACAAGGTTGTCAGGACCCATCATATTCACCTAGATCCCAAAGGCAGAAACATTCTTCACCTGAAAGGAATGGCTTGGTAGAAAGGGTTCCATCCCAGGATCATGCGTCTCCTACTACGAAAACTTCTGTTTCTCCACCAGGGTTCCGGAAAGGGTCCAGGCATAAGCATGCTTCTTCTCGGAAGCGCATATCTGCATCACCAGAAAGCAGCCATTCGCCCCCAAAGTATCGAAGGCGGGACAGATCAGTGTCAAGGACACCCATTCGGCGAAGGGATCACAAGAGAGATTATCGTGACAGATCTCGTTCAAGGTCCCCATATTCAAGAGATCGTCATAGATCCCCAAG CAGGAGAAGGTATTCTCCAAGGCGAAGATCTTCCCCTTTGGGGTATCATTCTCATCATCAGTCCCCTAGAAGGAGACCCTGGTCACCACCTCGTAATAGGAAAACTGGAGTGGGGTTACCTGGTAGAAACTTATTTGTTGCAGGTTTTAGCTTTTTGACTACAGAGAGAGATTTGGAAAGAAAGTTTTCTAGGTTTGGTCGTGTACGAGATGTTCGTATTGTTCGAGACAAGAG GTCTGGTGATTCGCGTGGGTTTGGATTTTTATCCCTGGAGAGGGATGAAGATGCAGATGCAGCAATCAGAGCTCTTGATGAGACTGAATGGAATGGtcggattatccttgtggagaaATCAAAATCTTCAGGGCCTTGA
- the LOC142638168 gene encoding uncharacterized protein LOC142638168 isoform X2, producing the protein MEHTSTAVKSITSEGSMNSHDEKFQSPQCVCIKSCIEGSIWFPKKGFKMSNLYENDDSAFVGDLDCNFAADKGEKVLDHVDDKLARSDDLNVDLNHQGKLGSPSLPTDFTCDIAESSHGNLPVEFGHDDVRSTKFDSDHERTESPLKNNHYQGEMDELHGSNFLNSPQFKAQTFHSEKGTEDSAHSQESPLRAQGNQGEQMESDCVYNEIEGEGTDTGQLLPSLRSQGCKNELKDGKSPTENRKPEMIHSGMQSPKRTPRQSTTPVIVREMLVSPERSPDLDYSPNGYKTLSSQQGCQDPSYSPRSQRQKHSSPERNGLVERVPSQDHASPTTKTSVSPPGFRKGSRHKHASSRKRISASPESSHSPPKYRRRDRSVSRTPIRRRDHKRDYRDRSRSRSPYSRDRHRSPRRRYSPRRRSSPLGYHSHHQSPRRRPWSPPRNRKTGVGLPGRNLFVAGFSFLTTERDLERKFSRFGRVRDVRIVRDKRSGDSRGFGFLSLERDEDADAAIRALDETEWNGRIILVEKSKSSGP; encoded by the exons ATGGAGCATACTTCAACCGCTGTGAAAAGCATAACTAGTGAAGGTTCCATGAACTCCCATGATGAGAAATTTCAGTCTCCTCAGTGTGTCTGTATTAAATCTTGCATAGAG GGTTCAATTTGGTTCCCCAAGAAGGGATTTAAAATGAGTAATCTTTACGAAAATGATGATTCTGCTTTTGTTGGAGACTTAGACTGCAACTTTGCAGCTGATAAAGGAGAAAAGGTTTTAGATCATGTTGATGATAAGTTAGCAAGAAGTGATGATTTAAATGTGGATCTGAATCATCAGGGGAAACTGGGCTCCCCTTCACTGCCTACAGATTTCACATGTGACATTGCAGAATCTTCTCATGGAAATCTACCAGTCGAATTTGGTCATGATGATGTTAGGAGTACAAAATTTGATTCTGATCATGAGAGGACTGAGTCTCCACTCAAGAACAACCATTACCAAGGTGAgatggatgaattgcatggcaGTAATTTTCTTAACTCCCCTCAGTTTAAGGCACAAACTTTTCATAGTGAAAAGGGAACTGAAGATTCTGCTCATTCACAGGAGTCTCCTCTGAGAGCACAGGGAAATCAGGGTGAACAAATGGAGAGCGATTGTGTCTATAACGAAATAGAAGGGGAAGGCACTGATACAGGACAGTTGCTACCTTCTCTGAGGTCACAGGGGTGCAAAAATGAACTTAAGGATGGAAAGTCACCAACTGAGAACCGAAAGCCGGAGATGATCCATTCTGGTATGCAATCGCCAAAGAGAACTCCCAGACAATCTACAACGCCTGTGATTGTAAGAGAGATGCTGGTTTCACCTGAAAGGTCTCCTGACCTAGACTACTCTCCCAATGGTTATAAGACATTGTCTTCTCAACAAGGTTGTCAGGACCCATCATATTCACCTAGATCCCAAAGGCAGAAACATTCTTCACCTGAAAGGAATGGCTTGGTAGAAAGGGTTCCATCCCAGGATCATGCGTCTCCTACTACGAAAACTTCTGTTTCTCCACCAGGGTTCCGGAAAGGGTCCAGGCATAAGCATGCTTCTTCTCGGAAGCGCATATCTGCATCACCAGAAAGCAGCCATTCGCCCCCAAAGTATCGAAGGCGGGACAGATCAGTGTCAAGGACACCCATTCGGCGAAGGGATCACAAGAGAGATTATCGTGACAGATCTCGTTCAAGGTCCCCATATTCAAGAGATCGTCATAGATCCCCAAG GAGAAGGTATTCTCCAAGGCGAAGATCTTCCCCTTTGGGGTATCATTCTCATCATCAGTCCCCTAGAAGGAGACCCTGGTCACCACCTCGTAATAGGAAAACTGGAGTGGGGTTACCTGGTAGAAACTTATTTGTTGCAGGTTTTAGCTTTTTGACTACAGAGAGAGATTTGGAAAGAAAGTTTTCTAGGTTTGGTCGTGTACGAGATGTTCGTATTGTTCGAGACAAGAG GTCTGGTGATTCGCGTGGGTTTGGATTTTTATCCCTGGAGAGGGATGAAGATGCAGATGCAGCAATCAGAGCTCTTGATGAGACTGAATGGAATGGtcggattatccttgtggagaaATCAAAATCTTCAGGGCCTTGA
- the LOC142638168 gene encoding uncharacterized protein LOC142638168 isoform X1 codes for MEHTSTAVKSITSEGSMNSHDEKFQSPQCVCIKSCIEGSIWFPKKGFKMSNLYENDDSAFVGDLDCNFAADKGEKVLDHVDDKLARSDDLNVDLNHQGKLGSPSLPTDFTCDIAESSHGNLPVEFGHDDVRSTKFDSDHERTESPLKNNHYQGEMDELHGSNFLNSPQFKAQTFHSEKGTEDSAHSQESPLRAQGNQGEQMESDCVYNEIEGEGTDTGQLLPSLRSQGCKNELKDGKSPTENRKPEMIHSGMQSPKRTPRQSTTPVIVREMLVSPERSPDLDYSPNGYKTLSSQQGCQDPSYSPRSQRQKHSSPERNGLVERVPSQDHASPTTKTSVSPPGFRKGSRHKHASSRKRISASPESSHSPPKYRRRDRSVSRTPIRRRDHKRDYRDRSRSRSPYSRDRHRSPSRRRYSPRRRSSPLGYHSHHQSPRRRPWSPPRNRKTGVGLPGRNLFVAGFSFLTTERDLERKFSRFGRVRDVRIVRDKRSGDSRGFGFLSLERDEDADAAIRALDETEWNGRIILVEKSKSSGP; via the exons ATGGAGCATACTTCAACCGCTGTGAAAAGCATAACTAGTGAAGGTTCCATGAACTCCCATGATGAGAAATTTCAGTCTCCTCAGTGTGTCTGTATTAAATCTTGCATAGAG GGTTCAATTTGGTTCCCCAAGAAGGGATTTAAAATGAGTAATCTTTACGAAAATGATGATTCTGCTTTTGTTGGAGACTTAGACTGCAACTTTGCAGCTGATAAAGGAGAAAAGGTTTTAGATCATGTTGATGATAAGTTAGCAAGAAGTGATGATTTAAATGTGGATCTGAATCATCAGGGGAAACTGGGCTCCCCTTCACTGCCTACAGATTTCACATGTGACATTGCAGAATCTTCTCATGGAAATCTACCAGTCGAATTTGGTCATGATGATGTTAGGAGTACAAAATTTGATTCTGATCATGAGAGGACTGAGTCTCCACTCAAGAACAACCATTACCAAGGTGAgatggatgaattgcatggcaGTAATTTTCTTAACTCCCCTCAGTTTAAGGCACAAACTTTTCATAGTGAAAAGGGAACTGAAGATTCTGCTCATTCACAGGAGTCTCCTCTGAGAGCACAGGGAAATCAGGGTGAACAAATGGAGAGCGATTGTGTCTATAACGAAATAGAAGGGGAAGGCACTGATACAGGACAGTTGCTACCTTCTCTGAGGTCACAGGGGTGCAAAAATGAACTTAAGGATGGAAAGTCACCAACTGAGAACCGAAAGCCGGAGATGATCCATTCTGGTATGCAATCGCCAAAGAGAACTCCCAGACAATCTACAACGCCTGTGATTGTAAGAGAGATGCTGGTTTCACCTGAAAGGTCTCCTGACCTAGACTACTCTCCCAATGGTTATAAGACATTGTCTTCTCAACAAGGTTGTCAGGACCCATCATATTCACCTAGATCCCAAAGGCAGAAACATTCTTCACCTGAAAGGAATGGCTTGGTAGAAAGGGTTCCATCCCAGGATCATGCGTCTCCTACTACGAAAACTTCTGTTTCTCCACCAGGGTTCCGGAAAGGGTCCAGGCATAAGCATGCTTCTTCTCGGAAGCGCATATCTGCATCACCAGAAAGCAGCCATTCGCCCCCAAAGTATCGAAGGCGGGACAGATCAGTGTCAAGGACACCCATTCGGCGAAGGGATCACAAGAGAGATTATCGTGACAGATCTCGTTCAAGGTCCCCATATTCAAGAGATCGTCATAGATCCCCAAG CAGGAGAAGGTATTCTCCAAGGCGAAGATCTTCCCCTTTGGGGTATCATTCTCATCATCAGTCCCCTAGAAGGAGACCCTGGTCACCACCTCGTAATAGGAAAACTGGAGTGGGGTTACCTGGTAGAAACTTATTTGTTGCAGGTTTTAGCTTTTTGACTACAGAGAGAGATTTGGAAAGAAAGTTTTCTAGGTTTGGTCGTGTACGAGATGTTCGTATTGTTCGAGACAAGAG GTCTGGTGATTCGCGTGGGTTTGGATTTTTATCCCTGGAGAGGGATGAAGATGCAGATGCAGCAATCAGAGCTCTTGATGAGACTGAATGGAATGGtcggattatccttgtggagaaATCAAAATCTTCAGGGCCTTGA
- the LOC142638168 gene encoding uncharacterized protein LOC142638168 isoform X3: protein MEHTSTAVKSITSEGSMNSHDEKFQSPQCVCIKSCIEGSIWFPKKGFKMSNLYENDDSAFVGDLDCNFAADKGEKVLDHVDDKLARSDDLNVDLNHQGKLGSPSLPTDFTCDIAESSHGNLPVEFGHDDVRSTKFDSDHERTESPLKNNHYQGEMDELHGSNFLNSPQFKAQTFHSEKGTEDSAHSQESPLRAQGNQGEQMESDCVYNEIEGEGTDTGQLLPSLRSQGCKNELKDGKSPTENRKPEMIHSGMQSPKRTPRQSTTPVIVREMLVSPERSPDLDYSPNGYKTLSSQQGCQDPSYSPRSQRQKHSSPERNGLVERVPSQDHASPTTKTSVSPPGFRKGSRHKHASSRKRISASPESSHSPPKYRRRDRSVSRTPIRRRDHKRDYRDRSRSRSPYSRDRHRSPSRRRYSPRRRSSPLGYHSHHQSPRRRPWSPPRNRKTGVGLPGRNLFVAGFSFLTTERDLERKFSRFGRVRDVRIVRDKR, encoded by the exons ATGGAGCATACTTCAACCGCTGTGAAAAGCATAACTAGTGAAGGTTCCATGAACTCCCATGATGAGAAATTTCAGTCTCCTCAGTGTGTCTGTATTAAATCTTGCATAGAG GGTTCAATTTGGTTCCCCAAGAAGGGATTTAAAATGAGTAATCTTTACGAAAATGATGATTCTGCTTTTGTTGGAGACTTAGACTGCAACTTTGCAGCTGATAAAGGAGAAAAGGTTTTAGATCATGTTGATGATAAGTTAGCAAGAAGTGATGATTTAAATGTGGATCTGAATCATCAGGGGAAACTGGGCTCCCCTTCACTGCCTACAGATTTCACATGTGACATTGCAGAATCTTCTCATGGAAATCTACCAGTCGAATTTGGTCATGATGATGTTAGGAGTACAAAATTTGATTCTGATCATGAGAGGACTGAGTCTCCACTCAAGAACAACCATTACCAAGGTGAgatggatgaattgcatggcaGTAATTTTCTTAACTCCCCTCAGTTTAAGGCACAAACTTTTCATAGTGAAAAGGGAACTGAAGATTCTGCTCATTCACAGGAGTCTCCTCTGAGAGCACAGGGAAATCAGGGTGAACAAATGGAGAGCGATTGTGTCTATAACGAAATAGAAGGGGAAGGCACTGATACAGGACAGTTGCTACCTTCTCTGAGGTCACAGGGGTGCAAAAATGAACTTAAGGATGGAAAGTCACCAACTGAGAACCGAAAGCCGGAGATGATCCATTCTGGTATGCAATCGCCAAAGAGAACTCCCAGACAATCTACAACGCCTGTGATTGTAAGAGAGATGCTGGTTTCACCTGAAAGGTCTCCTGACCTAGACTACTCTCCCAATGGTTATAAGACATTGTCTTCTCAACAAGGTTGTCAGGACCCATCATATTCACCTAGATCCCAAAGGCAGAAACATTCTTCACCTGAAAGGAATGGCTTGGTAGAAAGGGTTCCATCCCAGGATCATGCGTCTCCTACTACGAAAACTTCTGTTTCTCCACCAGGGTTCCGGAAAGGGTCCAGGCATAAGCATGCTTCTTCTCGGAAGCGCATATCTGCATCACCAGAAAGCAGCCATTCGCCCCCAAAGTATCGAAGGCGGGACAGATCAGTGTCAAGGACACCCATTCGGCGAAGGGATCACAAGAGAGATTATCGTGACAGATCTCGTTCAAGGTCCCCATATTCAAGAGATCGTCATAGATCCCCAAG CAGGAGAAGGTATTCTCCAAGGCGAAGATCTTCCCCTTTGGGGTATCATTCTCATCATCAGTCCCCTAGAAGGAGACCCTGGTCACCACCTCGTAATAGGAAAACTGGAGTGGGGTTACCTGGTAGAAACTTATTTGTTGCAGGTTTTAGCTTTTTGACTACAGAGAGAGATTTGGAAAGAAAGTTTTCTAGGTTTGGTCGTGTACGAGATGTTCGTATTGTTCGAGACAAGAG GTGA
- the LOC142639113 gene encoding NEP1-interacting protein-like 1, which yields MALLSFFPTMKGWFSGITKVAFRSEEAVSLWALAAIDGFRTEFVTRVIKRIIFAAFTCILALGGAVVGIFIGAIKGQTTETGFLNGAGIGAVTGAIAAIQLLEPTAATDCEPLPKVALLGSLINGKVFVEWVCPAVLKAYQWQVRTIEPSYREVSDIYDISGVIGLSKNCIQKLSIHKFHSCRMIKPCLEFCCSICLQDFEDEDSVRRLPNCGHLFHLCCIDEWLTRQGNCPMCRKHVCDDKNGL from the exons ATGGCACTATTGAGCTTCTTTCCAACAATGAAGGGGTGGTTTTCTGGGATAACAAAGGTGGCGTTCAGGTCAGAAGAGGCTGTTTCTTTGTGGGCTTTGGCTGCAATTGATGGTTTCAGAACTGAGTTTGTCACCAGAGTGATAAAGAGAATAATTTTTGCTGCATTCACATGCATTCTTGCATTGG GTGGGGCAGTAGTGGGAATATTTATTGGAGCAATCAAAGGCCAAACCACAGAAACTGGATTTTTAAATGGGGCAGGAATAGGAGCTGTGACAGGGGCCATTGCAGCCATTCAATTATTGGAACCAACAGCAGCAACTGATTGTGAGCCATTGCCCAAG GTTGCCCTCCTAGGTAGTTTAATCAATGGTAAGGTCTTTGTGGAATGGGTATGTCCTGCAGTGCTAAAAGCCTATCAATGGCAA GTTAGGACTATCGAACCAAGTTATAGAGAAGTTTCAGATATCTATGACATTAGTGGAGTTATAGGGTTATCCAAGAACTGCATTCAGAAGCTTTCAATACATAAGTTTCATTCTTGCAGGATGATCAAACCATGTCTTGAATTTTGTTGCTCCATTTGCTTACAG GATTTCGAGGATGAAGACTCAGTAAGAAGACTTCCCAACTGTGGTCACCTCTTTCATCTATGCTGCATAGACGAGTGGCTAACCCGACAAGGCAATTGTCCAATGTGTAGAAAACATGTATGTGATGACAAGAATGGTTTATAA